Within the Erigeron canadensis isolate Cc75 chromosome 6, C_canadensis_v1, whole genome shotgun sequence genome, the region AAGTTGAACATTTTTATACTAAAGTTTTGTACTTTCGATTGAAATATTAAACTTTGGTGCAGTTTAGTtcacataatttttttgaatgaattgtaaTTTGTTAAAGGAATtagaatttgaaagttttaaaatatgtctTTTGTTTGATTGACAAAATTCAATGAAGTTCAGTTAAAGGATTTCATATATAAACCACgtaaaatgacaaaattaacccttactacatttttataaataataataataataataataataataataataataataataaataataataataatttttacaaaattaacctttactccattctctttttcttctttagtGGAACTTGAGAAGGAAACCTTGCTTAAGCGAATCCGGAAATTCTCTGTGGCTTAAGACATTGGAGCACGTGTTGCTgcttatatatttaatagaatTTCTTTTGCTATAGCTAGAGGAGTAGAAGCCTAAATAATATCTCGGGTTCCCactaatttttttgtaaattctattaatttttaatggaaaaaaaataaaataatagtagtagtagATAGATGATTCATTATTCACGTCACACACATAATAATAGTATCCAACCATTTCTTTttactatctttttttttcccctttaacAGCACCATCTTTGTTGTGTATCTTCTAGATCCCATTTTTActttgttatttcttttttatttttccttttcaaaatcatttaaaaccctattaataaaaataaaatgataagagAGCACAATAACAAGATGGGTAGTGATTCTAAATTTTCTAATCATCGGTGGTGGCTGCCATGGTGCTAGACGACGGCTGCCATGGTAGTAGGGAGGCTGGTGGCGGGGTAGCGGCACATTAGAGAAGTAGGTGGTGGGGTGTCTGCAAAGTAGCGGTGGCTTCCATGGAGTTTCTAATCACTAGCGGTGGCGCCAAGGCGGCAGAGGGTTGTAGTGGTGGTTGGTGGCAGGGTGGTGGTTGAGCAAAGAACGATGGATAAGCTGAATTGCAAAGGAAGAAAGGTTTATATGCTTTGGGGGCTTATttcgttgttttttttttttttttttttttttttttttttttttttttgtgtcaaAATGAACCAATTCCATTGGAATTGAAAACTTTTCACGGGTATAGTGAAGGATTTGtaaattctttattttaagGAATTTGATGGAAAGTTTTCAATTCCAATTCTATATTTTTTCCTACCAAACAAGGTAAAACATGAAATTTAGATTCCAATTTCATAGAATGTCTTAGGAATCCATTAACCAAACACCCCAAGTTTTGCAATTCAACCATTCACATTGTTTTCTAATATTAACGGCATTAGTNNNNNNNNNNNNNNNNNNNNNNNNNNNNNNNNNNNNNNNNNNNNNNNNNNNNNNNNNNNNNNNNNNNNNNNNNNNNNNNNNNNNNNNNNNNNNNNNNNNNCAATCTCCCTTTTCACAAAATATAGAGAAGGTGAGTAGATGGTTTTATACCTTTATACATACTCAAAGCCACAAATATTTCAAATTAGTGACAATTGTATTTTTGACCTCTATTTTCTATAGAAAAATGGTTTTCCAATTGATCTGATCGTGCTTGCTTCAAAAACTtctttaaagttcatttaaaaaaacCACCGATTCTaggcttttatatataaagctaCAAAGTTAATAAATTGTTACGATAAAAAGAAGCCGATTGTATGTTAGATAGCCTAACTAACAACCCCAATATATAGCCTCTACCAAATTTAAACACTCTTAAACTTTTGGGATATTTGCAACATCGAAAACCACACACCAAGTTGAATGTCATCTGGAAAACATGTGTGGGTCTTGAATACTGATTTGTTTCAATACCAGAAATAAAATTCGTTGCAACAAATTACTTGTTTTCACTCTTTTCTTGGAACCACGGGTCATCTTAACCATAATGCCAATAGAACAATGGCTTGAGGCCCCAATTATTATCGTTTGGAGTGAAACAACATCATTTCTATGTGATTAAATTTGAGTAAAACAGAAAATTACAGGCTAGCCAAGTGTATTTGGCTACGAAAGGACAACCTAATGAAACAAATATAGGATCTGTAATACAACCCATAAAGCCAGGTATCAACTAGACCCATTACACTTACCAAGTTAAAAGAACCCCAAACGTCTCAATAACTGGTGTTTGGCATGAAGATCACATGACTCAAGCTTCATAGGATTGAGTTCCCCACGACACAATCTCACAGCTTTGAGATTGAATAATCCAAGGCATCAACCAAAAAATCTGCACACAGAAAATAAACCATACATACAGGGAAAGTTTATACACTTATACATAACTTTCAAGTTGCACCTTATATGACATAGCTTAAGTCGATGAATGTATACATATGATTAAGTCGATGAAAGTATACAAAGGTTACAATGAGAACGACAAAAAAGGTTCAAAACCACATAATTAGCTTCTGATTCACATGAGATTGACTTTGTGTTAATGTGAACATTTTGGatcattcacatgtgaacagaTTGAATAACATGTTTTCAACAATTATTTTTTCTAGTTATTTGAACCTCTATTGCCTATCAAATTTGTATCAATCTAATGATATATGACATCGCATGTAATTTTGTAGTTCTAGCAGTTCTTGACCTTTTTGTTTCTCGCTTAGTCGCTTCACATTTGAATAGATCATATCTATATGtatttcatacatatatatggacATGAAACAATACATCACATGCATGTATGTGAAGAGAAGAGGCCTACCtgcatcatctttgttgaaGCACATGGGCGGTTTTATTCTGAAAACATTCCCATGCAATCCACCTTTGCCAACTAGAACCCCGAGCTCTTCAATCACGAAACGAAAATTAAAACGATTATATCAAGATTAAATGGAGCAATTTCAAAATATAGGCATACAAATGAATCTGTGATTATTTATCTCTAACTATATAGTAAAACACACAATTTTAGCAACAAACTAGCAGAAGATGGTGATCACAATCATTATTTGAATAACTGTTGTATATAAAGTAAACATTTAACAATTGCCTATTGCAAACGTATTTAAAAGCTAAATCAAGGAGAAGGGTCAATCAGGTGGGAAAGTCACCTATCGCGTATTCAATGCATAGAACTTCCAAGTTCCAACATCATTTCATCCAAAATAtggattattattaaaaaaaaattaactttcgTAATCAACAAATCATATTGACACACTATTTGTGAATTGTGATTCATTTCAAGATTCTTTTGAACAAATGTGCTTCGGATAGACCTGACCCGCACcattaagttaattattttgaCCCAATACCTTACCCACGCACTTTGCCAACTATCGGTAAAGCTCCTGTGCAAGGTTAAGTTTTTGATGTACCTCGTAGTGTTTCAAATAAAATTGCAGTTTCGGCCTTAGCAGGAGTTTTCTCTTTCCGGTCAGTCACGAGCTCAATGCCAACCATCAACCCCCTCCCTCTCACATCTCCGATTACTACACAACAGCATTAACTTCTATAAGATATTGTCATAATTGAGATTATTCCATGATGTCAATATCAAGAAGAAATtactttcatatttttgttgaaGATCTTTCAATCGCCCGTTCAAATGGGAACCAACATCAGAACAATGTTTTTGACGGTTTTCCTTATCAAGAACTCTAAGGACAGCAAGTCCACCAGCCGAGCACACAGGGTTCCCTCCAAAGGTGTTAAATTGAATTTTTTGGGACAGTACTTGTGCTATTTCAGGAGTCGTAACTACAGCTCCCAAGGGTAAACCATTTCCAATTCCCTGGACATAGTTATTATGGCATGTTAGTCTGACAAATACAGATATCATGAAGGATCAACCTGTATATGTATTGGTTTACTGTTATTGACCCATAATATCAACATAATCAGATAGCTATGATCCACAGTCCGTTGTCAACAAACACTGATTGTTTAATGAAGATAATTAATCAAGTCGCACATCCAAACACCACTTAATTATAACAAAAGACACTCATCCACAGACCACAAGATTGCAAGAGAAACCCagtgtaaaaatgtaaaatagtaaaaccatttttttgtttgattaccAGAAGACAGAGGTGACAGTTTTGACCCGTTTAATTGGAGCAGGGTGATGCGAGGTTACTTTAATCTCAGACGAGCCAGATAAAAATAACTACCTACAAAGGAAAAGGGTTGAAAGTCGCCCAAAAGTGTGTTTTTAATGCATGCTTCATcctatattaaaaatatagatgATTATAATCATATCTAATGCATGAACTCATTAACTTatcatgtttatttttaaaaataaacaaaagagTGTTATTAGGTCAGTCTGACCAAATACGGTTCCTGCTGTAACAAGactacccattttgacccgttaaCCAACTGATCTAATCCATTATGCAATCTCTACAGGAGATCTTATCATTGCTTAAAAATAGTAAATTAAAGCAAAAGAGAAAACACAAGGGGAATGGTAAAAGAAAGTAGAAGTCACCTTTGCCATGGTGACAATATCAGGAATCACATCCTGTGTTTGAAAACCCCAGTAATGACTTCCAGTGCGGCCAAATCCAGTTTGAACTTCATCAGCAATGCAAACTCCACCCGCTTTACGTACCATGTCATAAACTAACTTTAAGTAACCCGGGGCCAATTCAACTGCTCCTCCAACTCCCTAAAGTCCAATAAAGATTTCAACTTAAAATTATTCGTAAAGTTCcacaaaatataaaacaagaTTCCATTTTAGGACTAACCTGAATGGTTTCAGAAATAAAACCAGCAACTCTTCCCGAAGTACCATGGTCAATGTGATCTTGTACATCTTGAGCATACCGATTAGCATCCGAGCCAAAGACACCACGATAGGGGTTTGGATTTACAACATGATGAATTTCACCCTACAAAGTTCCAGTTCAGATATATAGGTGAATGTATATATGAGAAATTAGGAAAGGAAGATTCAAAATGTCTTAGCAGGGTtagtgcaatctgaaccatGCTAagaaatctcttttttttttaacctatcACCCAACCCACCCAAATCCATTGTTTTAGTTAGACTCATAATATTTGGCTAAATACCAAGCTTTAGTGAGTAGACATACCTGTGGTATAGGGTACTTCCATGTATTCAAAGCTGTCAAGCCAATCGTACCTGCACTTCCACCATGGTATGCATTTCTCAAGGCAATCATCCCTAGGTTACCACTGTATAGTCGTGCCATTAGCATTGCTAGTTCATTTGCTTCCGTGCCAGAATTTACAAAATACACTACCTGTTATACATTTTTACCGCATATTATCCTCAAATAAATTTTGACCTATCGAGCAATAGACTCTTCaaattataattgtatataatgAAATCGAAGAAAGATGAGAAGCAGGATTCAATAGATGACTCGCATACCATAGTTTGTAACAAATTCCTTCTGTTTACTTTTAATGTCAGAATGACTACTTTTAACAaagctaaaaatgaaaaaaaaaaaaaaaaaaaaatatttgtcatTGTAAACAGAGATGGGGAACAATGAAAGGATTACATTGCATTGTCTTAAGAAATAGCAATGATTACAAAGGGAATATATAAGCCTTGCTTAGCTTGAAGACTAAGCTTGGCCAATGCTAATGGACCATGACCTTAAGATAACTACAATCTGACTAACTATTCTAGCAGTCATAAAATATAATGGCAACTAAAGTGGAATATATGGGTGCTAGCTTAGAAAATAAGGTGTTAAGTTGTTGAAGCATAATGTCACCGACATTATAGTATAAATACCATATTCAGGAAGCACCAGTTTCACATTAAAGCTCCAAaccaaataatattataaagttGAAGATGGCATACACTGCACACACTATCAAGTAAGCTTTAGGATTTCCATCCGGCAAGTTTGGCCTCTAAGAAGGTGAGAGTACCTACTGGGACATCAGACCAACCCCTCAAGGATCTAACTTGAATGTAAAGCTAATggctacaaaaataaaaaattatgctATAAGATAGAAGACAGACCTTCAGATTTCCAGGCATCTTTTCTGCTAATCCCTCTGCAAAATCACCAATTGCATGGTGCAAATATATCGTTGTAGCATGTTGAAGAAGCTTGTTTTGCTCTTGTATAGCATGTAAAATTTCAGGATGGCAGTGACCGCATGAAACTGTAACTATCCCAGCAAATGCATCAAGATAACGCCTCCCATTCTCATCAAATAAATATTGCATCTTCCCTTCAACTATATTGAGCtgtaatgattaataaaaacacTATTATCACTACACTAGCAACAATAAACTCAAAAAAACATTGCAACTTAACCAAAATCCGAATAACACATTTGGGGTTTCCACAAAATCTTTAATGATTACAttttaacaaacaaaacaatCCCAAATCAAGTGCAAGTACACATTTGGGGTTTCGGGAATTTTTAAAAGATGCCCTTTGTAAGAAAGATAAAATCACCCCACTCTCAATAGTCATACTCACTTTCTTGATAATTCTAGTTTTTTAAACATAAGTcagctgaaaaaaaaaaatatttaacgtATCAAATTCAAATTGAACACACTCCTCAGGTCAATTCAAAACATTTAGTACACTTGTTGAAAAATTGGGACAAAACTATTCTTATGATAGAAAGTAATATGAAAGAATTTGGTGCTGGCAGTGTCTTGGTGGATCAAGGTGTAAAAGGCAAGGTGCATCAAACACCATCAGCACCAAAATTTGTCTTACACTTTCTAACATAAAATGAGACTTTAGCCTGAGCCTTAACGATGATACTTTGTCTATATGGTAGCCTAGTGATGAGGGAAATGcaacataaaaacaaatttagggGTTAAGTCCTACCCATCTAAATGATTTACCTTCACTTATGTTTGCAGTCAGACCGGTGAATGGGGACTGATAATCAGTGGCGCGCCCACGACCAAATACCACCAGCTTCATTTTTCTATTTGACCCGGtgcattttataaaaattgaagcttttttacaaaattttacaCTGTGGGAAAAAAAAGATTCATGTGGTTCACGGGCACCCCCCGGAGTCCGATATAGGGTCAATTATCCATTGTATCTAATGAACCATACATACCACTAATCAACACTAAAGCAAATATACTGCAGTATATTAAAGGGATCATTTCTAATCCTAAAACTATTTTGCATCAACACTCAAACAAAAACACATATtcacctatacatacatacatgcatagatatatcattatatatacgtatataatctatataaacaTGAACTCAAAggaaagaaaacataaaaaagaagatTACAGGCTTTTGGTAGTAGTGAAAAAGAGAAGGGCCAAGATACTTCTTTCTCTTTTCAAATACTTCATCAGCTAATGGTCCTTTATATGGGACCGGCTGATAATCAAATGGAGGTATCTCCGGCGGCTGCACCGACGAAACCCGGCGGAGAGAAGAAAGATCAGATGAAAACCGCCGGTGAGAAACAAGATTTGATGAAACCCACTTAGAATTTATGAAATCTTTAAGGGTTTTACAGTTGATGATCTTTCTTTGCAACCCcattattgttttgtttgatTTGCAGAAAAAAGATGGtagcttttttgtttttggatagAGATAGGTGGAAATGGAGTGATGAAATAGAAGTGTTTATTTTTTAAGGTGAAtcttttaaactaaaaaatgaaaaagatatgGAGTGTGACTTGGAGTGAGGTGGCATCATAATTGTTGAATTTGGTGTGTATCCAACAACTATTTATGAAAGTGACAAGcttgtttattaaaacaaaaacaatgatTTGAATGTATGTTAACTAAACGATAAACGATTATAAATAAATGACATGGCTTTTGTTCGGAGCTTAATTAATTgagttaaatttttaaataaaaataaccattAGAATGTGTTAGTTTGAAACTTCATCTCTAATGACTTAACTGAAAAGTCACAAGAGTAACAAAAATAATGCTTAATTTATGGAGACACTACAATATAAATCTAAACATACACGTGAAGAAATACCAAATAAGCCGAtagattaggaaaaaaaattaggttATATTTGTTTGATAAGAAGTCACGGATTATGAAAATGATAACTTTATAGTAACACCTTATAATCGTGGGTCGGGTAGTAAAGATTGATGAAGGACAAATTTTTCACTTATCTTTTGTTTGTTCATTGCAACGAGAGAAATATTTATGTGTAATCATTTTTATATACCTcgttgttttttaaataaatgatactcatttttaaataaatgatatgaACCGCTCTTTTGTAACCTCATTATATGCCCATGAATTAGCCCAACTAGTTTCCAATAAAATTccatataacat harbors:
- the LOC122603434 gene encoding alanine--glyoxylate aminotransferase 2 homolog 1, mitochondrial; this encodes MGLQRKIINCKTLKDFINSKWVSSNLVSHRRFSSDLSSLRRVSSVQPPEIPPFDYQPVPYKGPLADEVFEKRKKYLGPSLFHYYQKPLNIVEGKMQYLFDENGRRYLDAFAGIVTVSCGHCHPEILHAIQEQNKLLQHATTIYLHHAIGDFAEGLAEKMPGNLKVVYFVNSGTEANELAMLMARLYSGNLGMIALRNAYHGGSAGTIGLTALNTWKYPIPQGEIHHVVNPNPYRGVFGSDANRYAQDVQDHIDHGTSGRVAGFISETIQGVGGAVELAPGYLKLVYDMVRKAGGVCIADEVQTGFGRTGSHYWGFQTQDVIPDIVTMAKGIGNGLPLGAVVTTPEIAQVLSQKIQFNTFGGNPVCSAGGLAVLRVLDKENRQKHCSDVGSHLNGRLKDLQQKYEIIGDVRGRGLMVGIELVTDRKEKTPAKAETAILFETLRELGVLVGKGGLHGNVFRIKPPMCFNKDDADFLVDALDYSISKL